One segment of Choloepus didactylus isolate mChoDid1 chromosome 15, mChoDid1.pri, whole genome shotgun sequence DNA contains the following:
- the CALHM2 gene encoding calcium homeostasis modulator protein 2 yields MAALIAENFRFLSLFFKSKDVMIFNGLVALGTVGSQELFSVVAFHCPCSPARNYLYGLTAIGVPALALFLIGVILNNHTWNLVAECQHRRTKSCSAAPTFLLLSSILGRAAVAPVTWSVISLLRGEAYVCALSEFVDPSSLTAGEEGFPPAHATEILAMFPCGEGPANLSGFREEVSRRLKYESQLFGWLLIGVVAILVFLTKCLKHYCSPLSYRQEAYWAQYRANEDQLFQHTAEVHSRVLAANNVRRFFGFVALNKDDEELVAKFPVEGTQPRPQWNAITGVYLYRENQGLPLYSRLHKWAQGLAGNGTAPDNLEMALVAS; encoded by the exons ATGGCAGCCCTCATCGCGGAGAACTTCCGCTTCCTGTCACTCTTCTTCAAGAGCAAGGATGTGATGATTTTCAATGGGTTGGTGGCCCTGGGCACAGTGGGCAGCCAGGAGCTGTTCTCTGTGGTGGCCTTCCACTGCCCCTGCTCCCCAGCCCGGAACTACCTGTACGGGCTGACGGCCATTGGCGTGCCTGCCCTGGCGCTCTTCCTCATCGGCGTCATCCTCAACAACCACACCTGGAACCTAGTTGCTGAGTGCCAGCACCGGAGGACCAAGAGCTGCTCAGCTGCCCCCACCTTCCTCCTCCTGAGCTCCATCCTGGGCCGTGCGGCCGTGGCCCCCGTGACCTGGTCTGTCATCTCCCTGCTGCGTGGTGAGGCCTACGTCTGTGCTCTCAGTGAGTTCGTAGACCCATCCTCGCTCACGGCCGGGGAAGAGGGCTTCCCACCAGCCCATGCCACCGAAATCCTGGCCATGTTCCCTTGTGGGGAGGGCCCTGCCAACCTGTCGGGCTTCCGGGAGGAGGTCAGCCGCAGGCTCAAGTATGAATCCCAG CTCTTCGGGTGGCTGCTCATCGGCGTGGTGGCCATCCTGGTGTTCCTGACCAAGTGCCTCAAGCATTACTGCTCACCACTCAGCTACCGCCAGGAGGCCTACTGGGCACAGTACCGCGCCAACGAGGACCAGCTGTTCCAGCACACAGCCGAGGTACACTCGCGGGTGCTCGCTGCCAACAATGTGCGCCGCTTCTTCGGCTTTGTGGCACTCAACAAGGATGATGAGGAGCTGGTTGCCAAGTTCCCAGTGGAAGGCACACAGCCGCGGCCACAGTGGAACGCCATCACTGGCGTCTACCTGTACCGTGAGAACCAGGGCCTCCCACTCTACAGCCGTCTGCACAAGTGGGCCCAGGGTCTGGCAGGCAATGGCACAGCCCCTGACAACCTGGAGATGGCCCTGGTGGCTTCCTAA